One Streptomyces sp. RPA4-2 genomic window carries:
- a CDS encoding SigE family RNA polymerase sigma factor, which produces MDAEAQENFREFVANRSSALLRTAVLLSGGDRHAAEDLLQNALIKAAGRWHRIDEPEAYVRQILYRQQVSRWRLKWPRREVSVAEPPEGTRHGTDSSAGADLRVVMRGALARLTARQRTVLVLRYYEDLPEADVSRLLGCSVGTVRSTTHRSLARLRALAPEVAALGRGADEQPPTRALSALEARP; this is translated from the coding sequence ATGGATGCCGAAGCACAGGAGAATTTCCGGGAGTTCGTGGCGAACCGGTCGTCCGCGCTGCTGAGGACGGCCGTCCTGCTCAGCGGCGGGGACCGCCACGCCGCCGAGGACCTGCTGCAGAACGCCCTGATCAAGGCCGCCGGGCGCTGGCACCGCATCGACGAACCCGAGGCGTACGTACGGCAGATCCTCTACCGGCAGCAGGTGAGCCGCTGGCGGCTGAAGTGGCCCCGGCGGGAGGTGAGCGTCGCCGAGCCGCCGGAAGGCACGCGCCACGGCACGGACTCCTCGGCCGGGGCCGACCTGCGCGTCGTGATGCGCGGCGCGCTGGCCCGGCTCACCGCACGCCAGCGCACCGTTCTCGTGCTGCGCTACTACGAGGATCTGCCCGAGGCGGACGTGTCCCGGCTCCTCGGCTGCTCCGTCGGGACGGTGCGGTCCACGACACACCGCTCGCTCGCCCGGCTGCGCGCCCTCGCCCCGGAAGTGGCCGCGCTCGGCCGGGGCGCCGACGAACAACCCCCGACCCGTGCCCTCTCGGCCCTGGAGGCGCGCCCGTGA
- a CDS encoding NucA/NucB deoxyribonuclease domain-containing protein has translation MVNETAQHIWDAQNHPATTIPAKTGKEIPGAPTTTPLHRISYDATLRRQNRDTARAACQARWPNYSAGGKDCDEYPFSTTKEGAKNANGNYSARALDSTDNQKAGSRLATWYNDDRILDGDAFYVKVK, from the coding sequence GTGGTCAACGAGACAGCTCAGCACATCTGGGACGCCCAGAATCATCCGGCGACCACGATCCCCGCCAAGACGGGCAAGGAGATCCCCGGCGCCCCCACCACGACGCCATTGCACCGGATCTCCTACGACGCCACGCTGCGCAGGCAAAACCGTGACACCGCGCGGGCGGCGTGCCAGGCCAGGTGGCCGAACTACTCCGCCGGCGGCAAGGACTGCGACGAATACCCGTTCAGTACCACGAAGGAAGGGGCCAAGAACGCGAACGGCAACTACTCGGCCCGGGCCCTGGACAGCACGGACAACCAGAAGGCGGGATCACGGCTCGCCACCTGGTACAACGACGACCGCATCCTCGACGGTGACGCCTTCTACGTGAAGGTGAAGTAA
- a CDS encoding trans-acting enoyl reductase family protein codes for MGSGQLVTVFGAYGHTGRFVVAELAARGFVPVLSGRNAQTLEEMAHEHGLEARVASVEDPASLDRALAGTAAVINCAGPFASTTGPVIEAALRAKIPYLDVAAELEANLDTFAHYRERARDAGAVIVPAMAFFGGLGDLLATAAMGDWTEADEAHIAYALSNWHPTAGTRLSGAVSRERRGDHRLRYSGGQWERRTDAAPTLEWTFPEPMGPRLVIGEFTMADSVTVPQHLSIPDVTTYMSAEAARDVAAPHTPAPTAADESGRSNQTFLVDVVVRSGGTERRATAGGQDIYAVTAPLVAVALERVLTGRTKTVGVASAGEIFDAPDFLQALDPHITLELHPQKQNA; via the coding sequence ATGGGGTCAGGTCAGCTGGTAACGGTGTTCGGCGCCTACGGTCACACCGGGCGGTTCGTGGTCGCGGAGCTGGCCGCGCGCGGGTTCGTTCCGGTGCTGTCCGGGCGCAACGCACAGACCTTGGAGGAGATGGCCCACGAACACGGGCTGGAGGCCCGGGTGGCGTCGGTCGAGGACCCGGCTTCGCTGGACCGGGCCCTGGCGGGCACGGCGGCGGTCATCAACTGCGCGGGCCCCTTCGCATCAACCACCGGCCCCGTCATCGAGGCCGCGCTGCGCGCGAAGATCCCCTACCTGGACGTGGCCGCCGAGCTCGAGGCCAACCTCGACACATTCGCCCACTACCGCGAGCGGGCCCGGGACGCGGGAGCGGTGATCGTCCCGGCCATGGCCTTCTTCGGCGGCCTCGGCGACCTGCTGGCCACCGCGGCGATGGGCGACTGGACCGAAGCCGACGAGGCACACATCGCCTACGCGCTCAGCAACTGGCACCCCACTGCCGGTACCCGGCTCTCAGGCGCGGTCTCCCGCGAGCGACGCGGCGACCACCGCCTGCGCTACAGCGGCGGACAGTGGGAGCGCCGCACCGACGCCGCGCCCACCCTGGAGTGGACCTTCCCGGAACCGATGGGACCCCGGCTGGTGATCGGGGAGTTCACGATGGCGGACTCCGTCACCGTCCCCCAGCACCTCTCCATCCCCGATGTGACCACCTACATGAGCGCCGAGGCGGCCCGAGACGTCGCTGCCCCTCACACGCCGGCCCCGACCGCCGCCGACGAGAGCGGGCGCTCGAACCAGACCTTCCTCGTCGACGTCGTCGTCCGCTCCGGCGGAACCGAGCGCCGGGCCACGGCCGGCGGCCAGGACATCTACGCCGTCACCGCGCCCCTCGTCGCCGTGGCCCTCGAGCGCGTCCTGACCGGCCGCACCAAGACCGTCGGCGTCGCCTCCGCCGGCGAGATCTTCGACGCCCCCGACTTCCTGCAGGCGCTCGACCCGCACATCACACTCGAGTTGCACCCGCAGAAGCAGAACGCCTGA
- a CDS encoding FAD-dependent oxidoreductase, translated as MKHGSVKRPNRVAVIGVGIIGASVGWNLTRHGAKVVFIDAGQPGEGVTNWSFSWVNASKKTVAECSVPRP; from the coding sequence GTGAAGCATGGATCCGTGAAGCGGCCTAACCGTGTGGCTGTCATCGGAGTGGGCATCATCGGCGCCAGCGTGGGCTGGAACCTGACCCGGCACGGGGCCAAGGTGGTCTTCATTGATGCTGGCCAGCCAGGCGAGGGCGTCACGAACTGGTCTTTCTCGTGGGTCAACGCCAGCAAAAAGACCGTGGCTGAGTGCTCAGTGCCGAGGCCGTGA
- a CDS encoding PA14 domain-containing protein has translation MLATAGGLLTVTAVPASAATTCTSPVYKRQFYANTTFSGTPKRTDCDSTVDENWGAKAPASGLPTNNFAVRWSVTRDFGSGGPFTLSVAVQDGIRVYVDSSRKVDLWKNGSTTTKKTVNVTIPAGRHTLRVDYVNWTGSANIKFGYAPTTSATADKVKPLTPAGASASYDKTTGKAKLGWAKNNEMDLAGYRVYRRLKGAAFGSTPLATTTSTSYTDTPPASGEVYYYEVRAHDRAGNVSAGSADQAVVSADRTAPAVPTGLSSAAESNGLRVSWSAVEGAAAYRVYRAATAQGTYTLVGGTGQVSYTDTSAAEDVSYSYRVTALDTAGNESARSAAVSGTRRDLTPPSAVTGVTVVPTEYGFAVSWDANPTPDLASYVVRRGELWGDDDEKVCSLYPGYYVSADTTSYAYTTVPDGEESCFIVDAVDDAGNSAFQWTGEAQIVTATEFDMTPSVATPDGSPLHLEASAAEGAEGNRLTWSGLGAGEEGSSAPALGFRIYRWNPATAAYEKIHEAPAGAFEYFDTGARRGTTSYYWVTGVKSDGTETLPAGDWAVTAPAA, from the coding sequence GTGCTCGCCACCGCCGGCGGTCTGCTCACCGTCACCGCCGTCCCCGCGTCCGCCGCGACGACCTGCACGTCGCCGGTGTACAAACGGCAGTTCTACGCGAACACCACCTTCTCGGGAACTCCGAAGCGGACCGACTGCGACAGCACGGTCGACGAGAACTGGGGCGCCAAGGCCCCCGCCTCCGGCCTGCCGACGAACAACTTCGCGGTCCGCTGGAGTGTCACCCGCGACTTCGGCTCCGGCGGCCCCTTCACCCTCTCGGTCGCCGTCCAGGACGGCATCCGCGTCTACGTCGACAGCTCCCGCAAGGTCGACCTGTGGAAGAACGGCTCGACGACGACGAAGAAGACCGTCAACGTCACGATCCCGGCGGGCCGGCACACCCTGCGCGTGGACTACGTCAACTGGACGGGCTCGGCGAACATCAAGTTCGGCTACGCACCCACCACTTCGGCGACCGCCGACAAGGTAAAGCCGCTCACACCGGCGGGCGCGTCGGCTTCGTACGACAAGACCACGGGCAAGGCGAAGCTCGGCTGGGCGAAGAACAACGAGATGGACCTCGCCGGCTACCGCGTCTATCGCCGCCTCAAGGGCGCGGCCTTCGGCAGCACTCCTCTGGCCACCACCACCTCCACCTCGTACACCGACACCCCGCCGGCCAGCGGCGAGGTGTACTACTACGAGGTCCGCGCCCACGACAGGGCGGGCAACGTCTCCGCGGGCTCCGCCGACCAGGCTGTGGTGAGCGCCGACCGCACCGCACCCGCCGTCCCCACCGGATTGAGCTCGGCCGCCGAGTCCAACGGTCTGCGGGTCAGCTGGAGCGCGGTCGAGGGGGCGGCGGCGTACCGGGTCTACCGGGCGGCGACCGCCCAGGGGACGTACACCCTGGTCGGCGGTACCGGCCAGGTGTCGTACACGGACACCTCGGCCGCCGAGGACGTGAGCTACTCCTACCGCGTGACCGCCCTCGACACGGCGGGCAACGAGTCAGCGCGGTCCGCCGCCGTCAGCGGCACACGCAGGGACCTCACCCCGCCTTCCGCCGTCACCGGAGTCACCGTCGTCCCGACCGAATACGGTTTCGCGGTGAGCTGGGACGCGAACCCCACCCCGGATCTGGCGAGCTACGTGGTCCGCCGCGGCGAACTCTGGGGAGACGACGACGAGAAGGTGTGCTCCCTCTACCCGGGCTACTACGTGTCGGCCGACACCACCTCGTACGCGTACACCACCGTCCCCGACGGCGAAGAGAGCTGCTTCATCGTCGACGCCGTCGACGATGCCGGGAACTCCGCCTTCCAGTGGACCGGCGAGGCACAGATCGTGACCGCGACCGAGTTCGACATGACGCCGAGCGTCGCAACGCCCGACGGCTCGCCCCTGCACCTGGAGGCTTCCGCCGCAGAGGGCGCCGAAGGAAACCGTCTGACGTGGTCCGGGCTCGGTGCGGGCGAGGAAGGCTCGTCCGCACCCGCGCTGGGCTTCCGCATCTACCGGTGGAACCCAGCCACCGCCGCCTACGAGAAGATCCACGAGGCCCCCGCCGGAGCCTTCGAGTACTTCGACACCGGCGCCCGGCGTGGCACGACCAGCTACTACTGGGTGACAGGCGTGAAATCTGACGGCACCGAAACTCTGCCCGCCGGCGACTGGGCCGTCACCGCACCCGCGGCGTGA
- a CDS encoding ISL3 family transposase has protein sequence MQTDAPFWDSLVFAGIDDVDVEAVTAALGTVEVAARGRAAGSACPDCGRFSDRVHDRYLRRLKDLPLAEQGFVIRLTVRRFICGSVDCPRRTIAEPFSQLAAPHVRFTTRLNHALERVGLALAGRAGARPTAQLGFGAGRMTLLRRVMALPDPRFSTPRVLGVDDFAIRRGQTYSTVLTSVEDHRVVDVLPTRKAGPLTAWLIRHPGVEISCRDRASAYADGARRGAPDALQVADRFHLWLGLCRAVETCVAAHRDCLRNPSPSSMLPEATLGSGPPQDDTEPVGRRADRKKAAHALVHELLAQGHSRRAIARHLGWGLNTVLRWAD, from the coding sequence ATGCAGACCGATGCGCCGTTCTGGGACTCACTGGTGTTCGCCGGGATCGACGATGTGGATGTCGAGGCGGTGACGGCCGCGTTAGGCACCGTCGAGGTGGCGGCGAGAGGCCGCGCGGCAGGCTCTGCATGTCCGGACTGCGGCCGCTTCTCGGACCGAGTCCACGACCGATACCTGCGCAGGCTGAAGGACCTTCCGCTCGCTGAGCAGGGCTTTGTCATCCGGCTGACTGTAAGGCGCTTCATCTGCGGGTCGGTGGACTGCCCGCGCCGGACGATCGCCGAGCCGTTCTCCCAACTGGCCGCCCCGCACGTGCGGTTCACCACTCGACTCAACCACGCCCTGGAGCGAGTGGGGCTTGCGCTGGCCGGGCGGGCCGGCGCTCGGCCAACTGCCCAGCTCGGGTTCGGAGCGGGACGGATGACCTTGTTGCGCAGGGTCATGGCATTGCCCGATCCACGGTTCAGTACTCCGCGGGTGCTTGGCGTGGACGACTTCGCGATCCGTCGCGGCCAGACCTACTCCACTGTCTTGACCAGCGTCGAAGACCACCGCGTGGTCGACGTGCTTCCCACGCGTAAAGCCGGGCCGCTGACCGCCTGGCTGATCCGCCATCCCGGCGTGGAGATCAGCTGCCGAGACCGGGCCAGCGCTTACGCCGACGGTGCACGCCGCGGCGCCCCCGACGCTCTGCAGGTTGCTGACCGGTTCCATCTGTGGCTGGGCCTCTGCCGGGCCGTGGAGACCTGCGTCGCCGCCCACCGCGACTGCCTGCGCAACCCATCGCCCAGCAGCATGCTGCCGGAGGCCACCCTGGGTTCCGGTCCGCCGCAGGATGATACGGAGCCCGTCGGCCGGCGGGCCGATCGGAAGAAGGCAGCACATGCCCTGGTCCACGAGCTTCTTGCCCAGGGCCACTCACGCCGGGCGATTGCCCGGCACCTGGGCTGGGGCCTCAATACCGTGCTCAGGTGGGCCGACTGA
- a CDS encoding Type 1 glutamine amidotransferase-like domain-containing protein, which yields MKLLLTSGGVTNPSIHSALVQLLGKPVSECHALCIPTAQWGHPMCGPASVRGFVAAEPTWQHMSGLGWASLGVIELTALPTIGPERWIPWIRAADVLLVDGGDATYLCHWMRESGLADLLPSLSDMVWVGVSAGSMVMTPRIGGYFVEWPLAPDDRTLGVVDFSIFPHLDAWPKNMLADAQRWSADIGVPAYAIDEQTAIKVVDGAVEVISEGQWTKFGT from the coding sequence TTGAAGCTCTTGCTCACGTCAGGTGGCGTCACGAACCCCAGCATCCATTCGGCGCTCGTGCAGCTTCTCGGTAAACCGGTCTCCGAGTGCCACGCTCTTTGCATCCCGACAGCACAGTGGGGGCACCCGATGTGCGGTCCGGCATCGGTGCGGGGCTTCGTAGCCGCCGAGCCCACGTGGCAGCACATGTCCGGCCTGGGCTGGGCATCGCTCGGTGTCATCGAGCTCACCGCACTGCCCACCATTGGACCGGAGCGATGGATCCCCTGGATCCGGGCGGCCGACGTGCTCCTGGTCGACGGCGGCGACGCCACCTACCTGTGTCATTGGATGCGGGAGTCCGGGCTGGCCGATCTGCTGCCTTCGCTGTCCGACATGGTTTGGGTGGGGGTGAGTGCCGGAAGCATGGTGATGACGCCGAGGATCGGAGGGTACTTCGTCGAGTGGCCGCTGGCGCCGGACGACCGCACCCTGGGAGTCGTCGACTTCTCGATCTTCCCGCACTTGGACGCGTGGCCGAAGAACATGCTGGCTGATGCGCAGCGGTGGTCAGCTGACATTGGCGTCCCGGCCTATGCCATCGACGAACAGACGGCCATCAAAGTCGTCGACGGCGCCGTCGAGGTGATCTCCGAAGGGCAATGGACAAAGTTCGGGACATAG
- a CDS encoding DUF6207 family protein: MEAINEVHVSEPGLVVVDVAAADDQTAFAFQATLTGMWAATSVERATRDLGQPGVRLRCYLDMRQRFSP, encoded by the coding sequence GTGGAAGCGATCAACGAAGTACACGTATCGGAGCCCGGTCTGGTCGTGGTCGACGTGGCAGCCGCCGACGACCAGACCGCCTTCGCCTTCCAGGCGACCCTGACCGGAATGTGGGCAGCTACCTCGGTGGAACGCGCGACCCGGGACCTCGGACAGCCCGGCGTACGACTGCGCTGCTACCTCGACATGCGCCAACGCTTCAGCCCCTGA